Proteins encoded within one genomic window of Streptomyces sp. NBC_01314:
- a CDS encoding ABC transporter substrate-binding protein gives MPIPHDRVRPRALRRSLAFLVAGVLTMPVLSGCSEEDPAGRPVAGQDIAPAARNLVADGGTLRWAVDAVPETLNTFQSDADPATARIAGAVLPSMYRLDTSGRPQLNPEYLESAKVVDREPRQVVLYKLHQEAVWSDGREIGAADFAAQWRALSGKDSAYWTARNAGYERIEKIERGDNDLEVRVTFARQYADWKSLFSPLYPKQVMGTPDSFNDGARKRLKVTAGPFTLKDVDRKGGEVTLVRNPRWWGRPAKLSELVLRAVPRAERAQALAEDKVDIAEVDSAQAERIMLASRDKASRDKTSRDKEDSRGAGPLSRSGSLAEHGPVAPDGSLAQGPGSALTPAKSLRSWAIAHGSDEKAANDELSAREKRRAAIAEYTAQQSALRGFALRRSLEPAFTQLALNGSDGPLADERVRRAVARALDREKLAALVLEPLGLPAVPVGSHLALAGQAAYADNSGALGDHDADEARALLADAGWEQGGPVEPREPLGASKKAAGAEGEKTRTKDDSGSDKPGSGSAKPSASGSAKPGSGESGSSEDESTNIVGDNKPYDADANLAQDGKQFKPGGAPGAYAPQGTRAPADAARGPLAKNGKLLTLRFVLPSGPGTESLRVVGERIAVMLERVGIRTEITKVADESYFKDHIANGQYDLALYSWPTSAYPATDARPIYAKPVPAADGSLSVEQNYTRVGTDRVDQLFDQAMSTLDESKTRSLIRKADARIWAAAGSIPLYQRPQLVAARTTLANAGAFGFQTPVYEDMGFRKKGAKGPARPTGK, from the coding sequence ATGCCGATTCCCCACGACCGCGTTCGACCGCGCGCCCTGCGCCGTTCCCTGGCGTTCCTGGTCGCCGGAGTGCTCACGATGCCCGTGCTGAGCGGATGCAGCGAGGAGGATCCGGCGGGCAGGCCCGTCGCCGGGCAGGACATCGCGCCCGCCGCGCGGAACCTCGTCGCCGACGGCGGCACCCTGCGCTGGGCCGTGGACGCCGTCCCGGAGACGCTGAACACGTTTCAGTCGGACGCCGACCCGGCCACGGCACGGATCGCCGGCGCGGTCCTGCCGTCGATGTACCGGCTCGACACCAGCGGACGCCCCCAGCTCAACCCCGAGTACCTGGAGTCCGCGAAGGTCGTCGATCGCGAGCCCCGGCAGGTCGTCCTCTACAAGCTCCACCAGGAGGCGGTGTGGAGCGACGGCCGGGAGATCGGCGCCGCCGACTTCGCCGCGCAGTGGCGCGCGCTGTCCGGCAAGGACTCCGCGTACTGGACCGCCAGGAACGCCGGCTACGAACGCATCGAGAAGATCGAACGCGGCGACAACGACCTGGAGGTCCGGGTCACCTTCGCCCGCCAGTACGCCGACTGGAAGTCGCTGTTCTCGCCGCTGTACCCGAAGCAGGTGATGGGCACCCCCGACTCCTTCAACGACGGTGCCCGCAAGAGGCTCAAGGTCACCGCCGGGCCGTTCACGCTGAAGGACGTCGACCGCAAGGGCGGCGAGGTCACGCTCGTCCGCAACCCGCGCTGGTGGGGCCGCCCCGCCAAGCTCTCCGAGCTGGTGCTGCGCGCCGTACCGCGCGCCGAGCGCGCCCAGGCACTGGCCGAGGACAAGGTCGACATCGCCGAGGTCGACTCGGCACAGGCCGAACGGATCATGCTCGCCTCCCGTGACAAGGCCTCCCGCGACAAAACCTCCCGCGACAAGGAGGACTCGCGGGGCGCCGGGCCGCTCTCGCGGAGCGGTTCCCTCGCCGAGCACGGTCCCGTGGCCCCGGACGGCTCCCTCGCCCAGGGACCCGGCTCCGCCCTGACCCCCGCGAAGTCGTTGCGGTCCTGGGCCATCGCGCACGGCTCGGACGAGAAGGCCGCGAACGACGAGCTCAGCGCCCGGGAGAAGCGGCGCGCGGCGATCGCCGAGTACACCGCCCAGCAGTCGGCCCTGCGCGGTTTCGCCCTCCGCAGGTCCCTGGAACCCGCGTTCACCCAGCTCGCCCTGAACGGTTCCGACGGCCCTCTCGCCGACGAGCGCGTCCGCCGCGCCGTGGCCCGCGCCCTCGACCGCGAGAAGCTCGCCGCCCTCGTTCTGGAGCCCCTCGGCCTGCCCGCCGTCCCCGTCGGCAGCCACCTCGCCCTCGCCGGCCAGGCCGCCTACGCCGACAACAGCGGCGCCCTCGGCGACCATGACGCCGACGAGGCACGTGCCCTGCTCGCCGACGCCGGATGGGAGCAGGGCGGCCCTGTCGAACCCCGCGAGCCCCTTGGGGCGAGCAAGAAGGCGGCCGGCGCGGAAGGGGAGAAGACCAGGACGAAGGACGACTCCGGCTCCGACAAGCCCGGCTCCGGTTCCGCCAAGCCCTCCGCCTCCGGTTCCGCCAAGCCCGGCTCCGGTGAATCCGGCTCCTCCGAGGACGAGAGCACGAACATCGTCGGCGACAACAAGCCCTACGACGCCGACGCGAACCTCGCTCAGGACGGCAAGCAGTTCAAGCCGGGCGGTGCGCCCGGCGCGTACGCGCCACAGGGGACGCGGGCGCCCGCCGATGCCGCGCGGGGGCCGCTCGCCAAGAACGGCAAGCTGCTGACCCTGCGGTTCGTGCTGCCGTCGGGGCCGGGGACGGAGTCGCTGCGGGTCGTCGGTGAGCGGATCGCGGTGATGCTGGAGCGCGTCGGGATCCGTACGGAGATCACGAAGGTCGCCGACGAGAGCTACTTCAAGGATCACATCGCGAACGGGCAGTACGACCTCGCGCTGTACTCCTGGCCGACCTCCGCGTACCCCGCCACCGACGCCCGGCCGATCTACGCCAAGCCGGTGCCCGCGGCGGACGGCTCGCTGAGCGTCGAGCAGAACTACACGCGCGTCGGCACGGACCGGGTCGACCAGCTCTTCGACCAGGCCATGTCCACCCTCGACGAGTCGAAGACCCGCTCCCTGATCCGCAAGGCGGACGCCCGGATCTGGGCCGCCGCCGGGTCCATCCCGCTCTACCAGCGCCCCCAGCTCGTCGCCGCCCGCACCACCCTCGCCAACGCGGGTGCCTTCGGCTTCCAGACCCCGGTCTACGAGGACATGGGCTTCCGGAAGAAGGGCGCGAAGGGACCGGCGCGGCCCACAGGAAAGTAG